CAAATAAGCCACAAACCTATGATGGATTACGACCAAATTACACCATGGATGGATCACTCTCATCCTCGTGGctaaagaaaacaaataaaccaCGAGACACCGGTTGCAGGAAGCGACCATGGATATGCAGCCAAGGTGAAAGGCCACCAAGACAAAGATGCTGTAGAAATGTGTGTATTGATGTCACTTCCGACGTAAACAACTGCGGCTTGTGTGGAAGAAGGTGCCCCTTCACATGGCAATGTTGCAATGGGCGTTGTAGAAATACAAATTTTAATCCTTTTAACTGTGGAAAGTGTGGACACAGATGCCCTTTTAAAGTTCGTTGCAGATTTGGAATGTGTGGTTATGCTCAGCCACCAAAGCCACCGTTCCCACCTTGGCCACCAAAGCCTCCACTCCCGCCTCGGCCACCACGTCCTCCAAAGCCTCCATTCCCACCCCGACCACCTTTCCCCTTTCCGCCATGGCCACCTCGTCCTCCATTCCCCTTTCCGCCATGGCCGCCTCATCCTCCAAAGCCTCCAATCCCACCAAAGCCAAGACACCCTCCCCCACCAAAGGATGATTTGTGAATTAAGTTCTCAATTGAATTGCTGTCCTGTAGTAACTATCTTCATGCAGTTATGTTAACGTTGTTCTCAGCTTTGTCTGCTTAATGAATTCTTTGTTATTAAGGATTTTAACTATCTTCCAGCTTTTTTCTTTTCGTGTGAAAAATCTCTTAGATCCGTTATAAGGCGGTTCGCTATCTTTTTGAaattcaacattttttttttgaggcaACATTAATAAGCAATGAAGTCGTGCAATAAGAAGACAAGACGACCTAAACAGAGTCTTGATAAGTGATTACTTACTTCAAGTTGGGGGGTCGCATCAACTACATCAATAGCTAGATAGGATGAACATGAAATTAATGATTGGAAAAAATCGTTTACTTGCAACAAAATTTTGAATATGTCAAAACAGGTTTTACTATATTTACTACGACTATTATGAACAGAGGAAGTTGGGACTTATAATCTTGAATTATTGTCTAGAAAAACTTCATATATTGCCCTACTTGTAAACTTGTTCTTAttaaatcaaaaattaagctaCAATACATCAAATGGAAATTGGAACTTGGGAAACACTTCTTATTCAACGTTAATTATTTAACCACTCATCACCTTGTCTTCTCAGGTGAAATAGTATGGCTACCTGTATTGATTCAAGTAAAAGGGAAAAGTTCTAGTCATCCTTGAGAAGACACCAGATCATCATCTCTTACGGCACCAGGCTGTTGGTCCCTGTCTTTGTTGACAGATTCAGGCTTAGGTTCACCCAAAGTGGCCTCTTCAGCTCCATCAAATGTCTTATCATCAAACACTGAATGGTCAGCCTTTCGGAGCCTCTCCTCAGCCATCTTTTCTATTACCTCTGCTGTTGAAGGTGCTCTTTCTTCTGTACCACTTTCATGCCTATCCTCGTACCCTTTGCTTCCTTGGCTGTATTTCTGTACCAACACCAACGCGTATATATTTTACTTACACACTTTTATAATTTCTAATTTGTGCAATAAAAGGCATCTTTATATACCCTTAAACTTTCACAAGATCTATCACACACAGACacccaaccaaaaaaaaaaaaaaaaaaaagacaagacTTTATAAGGTTGGCTCATACACATGAAATACTACTAAACTAGTTTATAGTTAATTCTAAAAGATAATATGCAGAAGAAACGACTTAACTCCTAATCACACTATAAAGGGTACTTTTTAGTTATTGTCGGTATATGTTCGTCTGTGGTATACTGATCATATTCTACAATTTGGCTCGTAAACAATGTCACATATCATAAACTCATTCTAGGTTCAGAGAACTGATTTGTTTAGCTACTGATATATACTGATTTCTAATtctaaacaacaacaacaacaacaatgacCAAATAATGTTGCGGcttattagttattaaatatcAGTTTATATAGTTAATGACATTAGAAGTACCTTGAAGATGGGATTATAGAGACATGGGGTTAAGGGCCTGGTTAGGGACACTTTTGTTTTCGATAAGGTCGTATTTAGAATAAAGATATAGCCAGCTGCTCCCATCGTTTGTATATGAACAAGTTTCTagcaaaaaaaaacaacaaacactAGAATTTTTTTGCTTTTAGTAgcactagatttttttttttttttttttgagaggaaGGATGCCCTAGGAAGAAAGTAACGCTAGAAATTGAGAGAACCGAATGCGAAATATTGAAGtactaattaactatttatatataaacattttatttgatagagTTACATGGAGGAACACGTGGCATAAATTCAGAGCAGTCTACGTGTTGCTCAGCAGATTCGCCAGTTCACTGATGCCATGCAAGCTATGGGagttcaattaataatttagaaGGCAACTAATTCGCGTCTTTTATAatggttataattttttaggttACTAAATTTTTGTATTAATAAGTGAAATAATGTATGCTTAATTTAtggtataaataattaaatttaatttttagttgtagataaatatttgaatttaatttttatttaagttatttGAGTGTAATTGTGTAAGTTAAatataagtatttatttataattgatgttaaatttaagtatttatttataatcgaaaattaaatttgttgtCCTTGAATTTGGGTCAACTGACAATGGAGCTTTATTTATTATCAATAATGACCACGTGGAAATTGTAATAGCAAATAATAAAGTGACACAATGATTTATTGTTTagtgggtaatgacctactctctTTTTTATTGTATTGATTCTGGAAATAATAATATGCATATTACAAGCTTAAATCTTGTAATGGTGAAAACAAATTTAGAACAATTGAGAGAAATAGACTAAGTGCTGCACTAGAGAGGAATggcgtgtgagagagagagagagagagagagagagagagagagagagagagagagagagagagagagagagagagagagagagagagagagagagagagagagagagagagagagagagagagagagagagagagctttagAGACTTAGTATTCAGGTCCATTTTATAAGTTCCTCCCCAGATCGTGGAGACAATTTCTCTCCAAATTGTGGACTTATATTGTTCGGGACGGTGTGCCTGACACGTTGCCCACTGGTTGGACAACTCTTTCAGTTGGAGATTTCCGTGCAGCTGAGACTACTATCACTGTTACCAGACACTCCGAGCCAAATCCTACCATGGCTAGGACAAAAAATGTGTTGTAGGGCACCTCCTCAAAACCCTCATATTGTTGAGTTGATGACAAGAGGGAGGGTCTGTCATGTCGAGGAGGCTAAATAGCCTTAAGTTGAAGAGCCAGAGGCCGACCAGGAAGAGAACCTGTGGCCGAGCAACCCATGGTCGACCAGGGTGAGGAGACTTCAGCCAATCCAGGTAGTGAATCTGAAGTCGAGCAGGCCGAATCTTCTGCCAGGCCAACTACTTTCAAGAGCCAGTATAAGACTTACATTGTGATCTTGGGCAATCCCTTGGGCTCTTATTGTTGAaacttattttaccaagatctagatttactaacatgtatgtttgattataaatctaatatcttaaatatgaattccctaaaacaatgaaataaacacataaaagattaagaaattctTACAATGATGGcaacagaataatatgactcattccattcagatctctagcccttgattcctgtctgtagcagagcattatcaaagatctgaacctggatcttctccTTCAGTTAATAGTTTGAActacacaatcttcctcactatgctaAGTATTGCTTTGACATGTGGGCATATTCTCAATCACTATAGgcttcaaaattattgagaagaagaagaagagattcaaaaatagaagaggctctctgacccgaacccgaattcgaccccagacctagacccgactcgaacccccccccccccaagcCCTAGCGCTAAACCCAGCCTCTGACCCAAACCCGAATTCGaccctagacctagacccgacttaaataaaatcaaaaaataaaaataaaaatgaattttacagaacacatttttattttctgtttttaaattgaaaaacaaaagtggttacagaacgcatttttatttttcaaaaataaaatttttactttcattctgtgattaaaaaattaaaaaacaaaagtattaccaaacgaCACTCCAAATTAtctttcttaattaaaaaaaattaataaaacaaattaatttaaaagatatacGTATCTAAACAAAATTATGACAATAGTACTTAAGTAATCAATtttgttataattaattattagtataaaaCAATTAATAGCAAAATTGGTAagtaaaattctattttttttaaaaaaaataaaataaatacctatataaaaataatttaaattaacttttaaaaaataaatagtattaatttaaaattaaaaattaataaaatttattaattattaatattattttttttaaaaaaataaatatataattaaatattattataatatgtataatattttaattgtatataaACAGTTCTATCGTAAAAATATAgactttatattttaataactacattatttaaaataaaaaagcttCCATACAGTAAAGAAATGCTAAATAGTCTTagcctatataaatatatttatttatttttacaagtTCGACAATCACTTTCCCCTTCTGTTTTTTTCTCGTTTTTCAGTAAAACAAATCAGTTCTAAGATATAAAAGATCATGCCTTTTTGCTAGGCTTATCAATGATACAAGTATACAGCACTAGATAAAATTAAGCAAAGTGAACAGGGACTTCCGATCTAATTACTAATTTCATCGTTTATTTGGATATTCCCTTGGTCCAAATATAGTTGAACCGATTCTCACATTAGTGCTGCCCATTTCAATCTGCATTATCATAATATGTGAACCTTTTATTAGTAGGAAGTACAAAA
This Cannabis sativa cultivar Pink pepper isolate KNU-18-1 chromosome 6, ASM2916894v1, whole genome shotgun sequence DNA region includes the following protein-coding sequences:
- the LOC115695074 gene encoding uncharacterized protein LOC115695074 yields the protein MLANAKITILLLLFVIVVEVDSNKPQTYDGLRPNYTMDGSLSSSWLKKTNKPRDTGCRKRPWICSQGERPPRQRCCRNVCIDVTSDVNNCGLCGRRCPFTWQCCNGRCRNTNFNPFNCGKCGHRCPFKVRCRFGMCGYAQPPKPPFPPWPPKPPLPPRPPRPPKPPFPPRPPFPFPPWPPRPPFPFPPWPPHPPKPPIPPKPRHPPPPKDDL
- the LOC115725783 gene encoding uncharacterized protein LOC115725783 — encoded protein: MGAAGYIFILNTTLSKTKVSLTRPLTPCLYNPIFKKYSQGSKGYEDRHESGTEERAPSTAEVIEKMAEERLRKADHSVFDDKTFDGAEEATLGEPKPESVNKDRDQQPGAVRDDDLVSSQG